DNA sequence from the Anaerolineales bacterium genome:
ACCACGATTACGTCCATTGGCCGTTCAAATCCAAGCGCGTATACGAAACGTGGCTGGCGGAGAATCGGTGGGGGCGGCTGTTCCGGCGCTATCAGCGAGAAGGCGTTCTGAAGAAGTAGCTCAAGCTCCACCGGTCCAATCCGCTTCGCCTTGCCCTTCTCCCTCCTCAACCGAAACGAGGGGAGGGAGATTTTTTAAAAAATCTGCCGTCCTTCCAGGATCCTGCCCCCCAATCCCTTCACACTCGCGAGACCTTCAGCTTACGGGCAAGTTTTCTCCCTATCCTGCCATATTCCCACAAAAGAATTCAGCGCGTCGGAAGCCTACCGATGCGAATTGCTCGGAATGCAGGTTGCCGGAGAGCGGAAAGAGAATGGGGGATAGGCATTGGGAGGACGGAAAACAGGATTTCTCTTCAATCTGGCGTTGTTCCCGAAAAAACCTTTCAATATTCTGATGGTTCACAGGGCTGTTTGGAAAGCGGAAAAACGATTTTTCCATTGGAACATTGCCGTCTACTTGTGTCGTCATTCCCGCGCGTTTATAGCGGGAATCCAGGGATTGGGAGGCGTGGATGCCCGCGTATATCCGGCGGGCAAGGCGCCCCTTTAAGCCTTTTCAGACACCAACGAATTCGCGGGACGAGACACTAGGATGAGGTAAGGAGATCCTTTTCTGGGATGTTGATATCCGCCGTTCGCCCAAAGGTAGGGGTTCATTCTGTACACAGCGGCATGCGGACGCCGCGTCCAACATCCGGATTCCCCGGATCAACAAAACCATCGGAACTGATGCGGGAATCCGGCGTTGTCGATCAGAAGGAATTGAGGGCGGCCGGGAAAGCGTTTCTTTCTGGCAGCAAAAAGACAGGACCGGCACAGAGAATAAACCGCGTTGAAAAGGCCACGACGGTATAATCCCATCGGATTGATGCCACGGAGGTCGCATGCCTTCCCTGCCCTGGTGGAAAACGGGAGTGATCTACCAAATCTACCCGCGTTCGTTCGCGGATTCCGACGGCGACGGCGTCGGCGATCTGCCCGGCGTGATCGCCCGCCTCGACCACCTCAACGACGGCACGCCCGATTCGCTCGGGGTCGACGCGATCTGGCTTTCCCCGTTCTTTCCTTCCCCCGGTTTTGATTTCAGCTACGACGTTTCCGATTATTGCGCGGTCGACCCGCTGTTCGGAACGATGGCGAATTTCGACCGGCTGGTGGAGGAAGCCCACCGCCGCGGAATCCGCATCGTCCTCGATTTGGTGCTCAACCACACATCCCATCTCCATCCGTGGTTCGTCGAAAGCCGTTCGTCGCGGGAGAATCCCAAACGGGATTGGTATCTCTGGCAGGACGCGGGCCGCTTCGGCGGCCCGCCCAACAATTGGGAATCGGTCTTCGGCGGCAAGGCATGGATGTGGGATCCGCACACCAGGCAGTATTACTTCCACATGTTCCTCGAGCAGCAGCCGGACCTCAACTGGCGCAATCCGCAGGTCCGGCGGGCACTGATGGATGTGTTCCGATTCTGGCTCGACCGCGGGGCGGACGGCTTCCGGCTCGACGTGTTCAACGCCTATTTTAAAGATTCGATGCTGCGCGATAATCCGCCGGCGCTCGGAATCCGCGGGTACGACCGGCAGAGGCATATTTACGACAAGGACCAACCGGAGCTGTTGAGCGTTTACCGCGAAATCCGCTCGATTCTAGATTCCCGCGGCGGCGCGATGGCGGTGGGCGAGGTGATGGGCGGCGGGATGGAGGAGGCGGTGCGCTACGGCAAGGACGGTCTTATGC
Encoded proteins:
- a CDS encoding DUF3459 domain-containing protein codes for the protein MPSLPWWKTGVIYQIYPRSFADSDGDGVGDLPGVIARLDHLNDGTPDSLGVDAIWLSPFFPSPGFDFSYDVSDYCAVDPLFGTMANFDRLVEEAHRRGIRIVLDLVLNHTSHLHPWFVESRSSRENPKRDWYLWQDAGRFGGPPNNWESVFGGKAWMWDPHTRQYYFHMFLEQQPDLNWRNPQVRRALMDVFRFWLDRGADGFRLDVFNAYFKDSMLRDNPPALGIRGYDRQRHIYDKDQPELLSVYREIRSILDSRGGAMAVGEVMGGGMEEAVRYGKDGLMPLTFNFDFTHQGWNPRGFLRSVERYERALAEGGWPSCVLSNHDVVRHATRYGGRAPEARAKVAAVLLLTLRGTPFLYYGEEIGMREGRLRRAEIMDPPGRRYWPIYKGRDGCRTPMPWNASPGAGFSSGKPWLPVNLDSRGVNVEAQRADPDSVLSFYRKLIWLRKKTPALQTGDFRNIGKPSGRALAYLREAKSQTVLVALNFFESACELSFQRPLSAGSWRLLLSTHPAEAVRQPAGGSIRLRPNEAAVWEKMRPG